The proteins below come from a single Serratia ficaria genomic window:
- the tssG gene encoding type VI secretion system baseplate subunit TssG, producing the protein MSANFTEPELAAAPKISALHRLPADFWLRLSQAPYKQDLFQLLRRIDAQGGQRYLLGRAPLPRHEMLRLGQEPSLSFAPSTLAQVSPRPQSPLHDVSIFSFGLFGPNGPLPLHLTEYVRERVYHHQDTTLLAFANLFHHRLTLLFYRAWADAQPTVSLDRPDNRRFDDYLSSLIGIGQPAQRQRDSINAHAKHFMAGHLIRHSRDPEGLCKILQQYFNVPVRIVENVPHWLRVEKREQARLKAGRGAPRLGESSFLGIAVRDIQHKFRIELGPMSLENYTRFLPGADLCLQLRDWVRQYLGIEFVWEVRLVLARDQLSGTQLGGAQRLGLSSWMTSPRRQRDLDDLTFSPEPLENPF; encoded by the coding sequence ATGAGCGCAAACTTCACCGAACCCGAGCTGGCGGCGGCGCCGAAGATTAGCGCGCTGCACCGCCTGCCGGCGGATTTCTGGCTGCGGCTGAGCCAGGCGCCCTACAAGCAGGATCTGTTTCAGCTGCTGCGACGCATCGACGCCCAGGGCGGGCAGCGCTACCTGCTGGGCCGCGCCCCGCTGCCGCGCCACGAAATGCTGCGGCTGGGGCAAGAGCCTTCGCTGTCGTTCGCGCCGTCGACGCTGGCGCAGGTCAGCCCGCGTCCGCAAAGCCCGCTGCACGACGTCTCGATTTTCAGCTTCGGCCTGTTCGGCCCCAACGGGCCGCTGCCGCTGCACCTGACCGAATACGTGCGCGAACGGGTTTATCACCATCAGGACACCACCCTGCTGGCCTTCGCCAACCTGTTTCACCACCGGCTGACGCTACTGTTTTACCGCGCCTGGGCCGACGCGCAGCCGACGGTATCGCTGGATCGCCCGGACAACCGGCGCTTCGACGACTACCTGTCGAGCCTGATCGGCATCGGCCAGCCGGCGCAGCGGCAGCGCGACAGCATCAACGCCCACGCCAAGCATTTTATGGCCGGTCACCTGATTCGCCACAGCCGCGATCCGGAAGGGCTGTGCAAGATTTTACAGCAGTATTTCAACGTACCGGTGCGCATCGTGGAGAACGTGCCGCACTGGCTGCGGGTGGAAAAACGCGAGCAGGCGCGCCTCAAGGCGGGCCGCGGCGCGCCACGGCTCGGCGAGTCTTCGTTCCTCGGCATCGCGGTGCGCGACATACAGCACAAGTTCCGCATCGAGCTGGGGCCGATGTCGCTGGAAAACTATACGCGTTTTCTGCCCGGCGCCGACCTCTGCCTGCAGCTGCGTGACTGGGTGCGCCAATATCTGGGCATCGAATTTGTCTGGGAAGTGCGGCTGGTTCTGGCGCGGGATCAGCTGAGCGGCACCCAGCTCGGCGGCGCCCAACGCCTGGGGTTGAGCAGTTGGATGACCTCCCCCCGCCGGCAACGCGATCTCGACGATTTGACCTTCAGCCCCGAACCGCTGGAAAACCCGTTCTGA